One stretch of Gambusia affinis linkage group LG05, SWU_Gaff_1.0, whole genome shotgun sequence DNA includes these proteins:
- the rragca gene encoding ras-related GTP binding Ca, with product MSIQYEVEQLPDSYGVSDSFPKDFGYGEEEPDIEDSSSPSDSKPRILLMGLRRSGKSSIQKVVFHKMSPNETLFLESTNKIYKDDISSSSFVNFQIWDFPGQVDFLDPTFDYEMIFRGTGALIFVIDAQDDYMEALGRLHLTVSRAYRVNPEINFEVFIHKVDGLSDDHKIETQRDIHQRANDDLADASLEKLHLSFYLTSIYDHSIFEAFSKVVQKLIPQLPTLENLLNIFISNSGIEKAFLFDVVSKIYIATDSSPVDMQSYELCCDMIDVVIDVSCIYGLREDGSGSAYDKESMAIIKLNNTTVLYLKEVTKFLALVCILREESFERKGLIDYNFHCFRKAIHEVFEVGVSAQRPLGSQAVGSPCNKAIALNGTPRNTL from the exons ATGTCGATTCAGTACGAGGTGGAACAGCTGCCTGACAGCTACGGGGTTTCGGACTCGTTCCCCAAAGATTTCGGTTATGGTGAAGAGGAGCCCGACATCGAGGACAGCTCGTCTCCGTCAGACAGCAAGCCCAGGATCCTGCTCATGGGTTTGAGGCGAAGCGGCAAGTCATCCATACAGAAG GTGGTGTTCCACAAAATGTCCCCCAACGAGACATTGTTTTTGGAGAGCACCAACAAGATATACAAGGATGACATCTCCAGCAGCTCCTTTGTTAACTTCCAGATCTGGGACTTCCCTGGCCAGGTGGACTTTCTTGACCCCACCTTTGACTATGAGATGATCTTCAGAGGAACTGGAGCGCTGATATTTGTCATAGATGCTCAG GATGATTACATGGAGGCTCTGGGACGGCTCCATCTCACCGTGTCACGGGCCTACAGGGTCAATCCAGAGATCAACTTTGAGGTGTTTATCCACAAAGTGGATGGCCTTTCAGACGATCACAAGAttgaaacacagagagacatcCATCAGAGAGCCAACGATGATCTGGCAGATGCAAGTTTAGAGAAGCTACATCTTAG CTTCTATTTGACAAGTATTTATGATCACTCCATATTTGAGGCCTTCAGTAAAGTGGTACAGAAACTCATCCCCCAACTGCCCACCTTGGAGAACCTCTTAAATATCTTCATTTCT AATTCAGGGATTGAAAAGGCCTTTCTGTTTGACGTGGTCAGTAAGATCTACATCGCTACTGACAGCTCGCCTGTAGACATGCAGTCCTACGAACTGTGCTGTGATATGATCGATGTGGTTATTGATGTCTCTTGTATATACGG TCTGAGGGAGGATGGCAGCGGCAGCGCCTATGACAAGGAGTCCATGGCGATCATCAAGCTCAACAACACAACTGTGCTGTACCTTAAAGAGGTCACAAAGTTCCTCGCTTTGGTCTGCATCCTGAGAGAGGAGAGCTTTGAGCGTAAAG GATTAATAGACTACAACTTCCATTGTTTCCGGAAGGCCATCCATGAAGTATTTGAGGTTGGAGTTTCCGCTCAGCGTCCTTTAGGCTCGCAGGCGGTTGGCTCCCCCTGCAACAAGGCGATCGCATTGAATGGCACACCGCGCAACACCTTGTAA